CATAATGGTAAACAGCAGGCGGTTCACTGGCTGATAAACTCGGTGCAGCCATTCCTCTATTTGCTCATCGGCGTCTTTTCCTGTTTTTCTTGTCGCCTGGTATTGCTGTTGAGCTGCTGCTGTACGGTGTTGCCTATTGGTAGTGGTTTGTTGAGAGCGTTGACGCAGTTTTTGGTCGTAATTTAGGCGATTTTGAGCGTCGCCTAAAACCTCATATGCTGCATTGAGACGGATAATTTGCTCAGGATCACCGGTACCCTGATTGCTATCAGGATGAAACATCTTGACCAAGCGACGATAAGCTTGCTTAATCTCCGCTTGGGTTGCGTTTGGACTAACTTTGAGTGTTTGGTAGTGGTTCGTCTGATCTGCCATTTATTCAATGTACCGTTAGCATCAGCTAACTGCTAGTTTTGGTTCCAAGTCTTGGAACAACGGTGTACTCAAATACCTTTCTCCAAAACTAGGCTGAATCATTACGGATTTCGCGTCCCTCGTTTTCTTTGCGTTGGGCAACACGAATAGCAGCAAACAAAGCAGCACCGCTGGATATGCCAAGCAGTAGTCCAACTTCATTTGCCAGCTTCACTTGTAAGCGATCGCCTCTTCATCAGTGACCGAAATGACTTCATCTATAATGTTGACATTCAGCACTTGAGGAATGAAGCCAGCACCAATTGCTTGAATTTTGTGAAAACCTGGTCTTTTACCAGATAACACTGGGCTGCTTGGGTGTTCAACTGCGATACGCACAGAGTCAACCTTCTGGCTAACTTGTGCTGAGCCTGTCGAAGTAGCGCCCACGGCAAAGTCTTCCGGCTGCTCGCCTGAAAACTTGGTTTGCGTGCTTTGATAAGTTCAGCTACATCTGTAATTGTACCACCTGTTCCGACTCCAGCAACTACTATATCGACCTGTCCGTCAGTATCTTCCCAGATATCCTCCGCTGTCGTCTCCCGGTGTATTTTGGCGTTAGCTGGGTTACTCAACACTCAATTGTAAAAATTTACAACCTTCTTTCCCTACTGATTAGATACTAGATACTAGATGTAGTACATTATGTCCAACTGTCGTCGAGAATCGCGTTTTTCACAGAGTTCTGCAAGCGTGTACTTTTGCAAAACTGCGTTTGCCGCCACCCTTGCTTCTTGCCAGATCTCTTCGACAACACCACTGTCTAGAGTTTTCGGGTTGATGTCTTCCTCACCTATGCCCACATCTAACCCTTCTAAACAATTCAAAATCTCGAAAAGAGTTATTTTCCAAGGTTCTCGCGCCAACAGATAACCGCCCTTTGAGCCACGCTGGCTTTTCAGTATACCTCCACGCCTCAAAGTTGCTAGCAGTTGTTCTAGATAGCGGTCTGGTATATTTTGTTGTGTCGCTATCTGTCGAATTTGCAGCGGTTCCCCGCTTTGGTAATGAGTTGCTAGCTCTATTAGAGCCAAAATTGCGTATTCTGATTTACAAGATAGTTCCACGGGCAGCTTTTAAAAAAAATGATGGGTTTATAAGAAACAAAGTTAAAAGTTAAAAGATTTTTTGCTTTTTTCTTTCTGACTTTTCTTGTCCTCTTTTTATAGTATACTCCGGCTATCCGCTAGGGTTTGTTATTTTCAAATGTTGCTCTAAATATTCCGAAGCTTTTATCTCAAATTTATTGATCCCTGTCGCTCAGGAGCTTGTATCCTGAAAAAAAAAGGAAGAACCCTCCTCATGAGCTACTCGTTTTAAT
This portion of the Brasilonema sennae CENA114 genome encodes:
- a CDS encoding J domain-containing protein, whose translation is MADQTNHYQTLKVSPNATQAEIKQAYRRLVKMFHPDSNQGTGDPEQIIRLNAAYEVLGDAQNRLNYDQKLRQRSQQTTTNRQHRTAAAQQQYQATRKTGKDADEQIEEWLHRVYQPVNRLLFTIMASLREQIEKLAADPFDDVLLEEFQDYLHACQADFKQAHLTFRSLPNPPSLARAAAHLYYCLNQIGDGLDQLAYFPLNYDESYLHAGQEMFRTAANMYREAQESLGAYV
- a CDS encoding RrF2 family transcriptional regulator; the protein is MELSCKSEYAILALIELATHYQSGEPLQIRQIATQQNIPDRYLEQLLATLRRGGILKSQRGSKGGYLLAREPWKITLFEILNCLEGLDVGIGEEDINPKTLDSGVVEEIWQEARVAANAVLQKYTLAELCEKRDSRRQLDIMYYI